A portion of the Nitrospira defluvii genome contains these proteins:
- a CDS encoding nucleotidyltransferase family protein, with protein MAEAVDVEDAGVGVTITRDAVLKELEANRHTLQAYGVRSLGLFGSVARGDATSASDLDFVVQFDKKSFDGYMDVKAFLENLFDCRVDLVIESTIKPRLRGAILQEAVHAAGL; from the coding sequence ATGTTGAGGATGCGGGGGTAGGCGTGACCATCACACGGGATGCAGTACTGAAGGAGCTGGAAGCCAATCGCCACACACTCCAAGCGTATGGCGTTCGCAGTCTGGGATTGTTCGGATCGGTCGCTCGTGGGGACGCCACGTCAGCAAGCGATCTTGATTTCGTCGTTCAATTCGACAAGAAGTCCTTCGATGGGTATATGGATGTAAAGGCCTTTTTGGAGAACCTCTTCGACTGTCGTGTAGACTTGGTGATTGAAAGCACAATCAAGCCTCGGTTGCGAGGCGCAATTCTGCAAGAGGCAGTGCATGCCGCGGGATTATAG